The genomic region CCGCTCCATGTGGTCGAGCAGCCGGCCCGGGGTGGCCACGACGACCGGGGGACGCCGCCGGAGATCCTCGATCTGCCGGTTGATGGAATGGCCGCCGTAGACGGCCACCGCGCGCACGCCGCGCTCGCGGCCGAGCACGTTGAGATCGTCGGTGACTTGCACGGCGAGCTCGCGGGTGGGCGTCAGGACGAGCGCCTGGGGCATGCCGCCCGCATCGCTGCCGCTGGCGTCCCCGTTGCGGGGGTGCCCGCCGCGGCGCGCGACCTCGACCCCATCGACGATCGGGATGCCGAAGGCCCCCGTCTTCCCCGACCCCGTCTGCGCCTGCCCGACCAGGTCGGACCCCCGCCGCATGACCGGGATCACCTGCACCTGAATGGGCGTGGGCACCTGCCAGCCGATGCGCCGGATTGCGCGTAGCGTCTCGGGGCGGAGCGAAAAGGACTCGAACGAAGCCTTGGGCTCTTGCGGGGCGTCTAGCGACCGCGGTATTTCGGGTGATTCATTGGGCCGTGCCAACACTGAACTGCTAATATCGATTCCCTCCTCGTGGTCCGGCCTGGGCCGGACTGGCGGCTGTGAGCCGCTCAACGTCGATGCCGGCAACCTGCGCGTGTCCCGCCGGCACCAACCGCCGCGAAGAAGGGTCCTGCGACACACTCGCGGCGGACCTCCCGGGTCCGCCGCCAACGCAATGTATGACGACAGTGGGTATTATATCGGAAAACGGCGACCGCGTCTAGGGAGGGGAAAGCCGGACGGTCAAAATCTTGCCCGGGACGGAACTTTCCGTGGAGACGCCACCGTTCTCTTTCCCAAAGATGCCGGCGGGGAGGTCTAAGGCCTTCGCAATTTTCGCATAATTTCTTCGCGGCTTTTTCAACGCCGGCCGGTACCGTGGCAGCAGCATAACCTAACCCGTCAAGGGGGGAGCTTCATGCAACACCCGTCCCGCGCGGCATCGAAGAGTCGAGCCGCTCTCCTGATCGCCGTCGTTCTCGTTTCTACGCTCGCCGGCACGACCCTCACGGTTCACGCCGCGACCGGCTCGCTCGTGCTGTCCGCGATCGACGTGCTCGACCGCAACTACGTCGACCCGATCCACCAGACCGACCTGCTGAACGCCGCGATCGCGACGCTGCGCCAGCAGACGCATACCGGCGCGGCGGTCCTTCCGGATATCCCTCCGACCGCCGGCTCGATGGACGCGCGGCAACAGTTCCTCACGGAGTTCGACCGCGCCGCCCAGACCGGCGTCGAGCCCAGGGACCAGTTGGCGTACGATGCGACGGCGGGCATGCTGGCGTCCCTCCACGACAGCCACGTCTACTACATGGATCCCAACCGGTTCCAGGAGAACCGGCAGTCCCTACAGGGCGCGCCGGGATTCTCCGGCATCGGCATCATGATCACGGGACAGCAGGATTCGGCCGGGACGCACTGGGTCTTCGTCGAGAACGTCTTCCCGGGGTCCCCCGCGGAGATGGCGGGCCTCAGGCGGTTCGATAAGATCGTCGCGGTCGGCGCCACCTCGCTGCGGGACGGGAACGTCCAGCAGGCGAGCCAGCTGATCCGCGGCCCGGCCGGCACGCCGGTCGTGCTCACGATCGAGCGGGCGGGCATCCCGCAGCAGGTCACGGTGACCCGCGCGGCGATCCAGACGCATCCGGTGACGGCGCAGTTCGTCGAGCCGGGCGTCGCCTACGTGCGGCTGTTCGAGTTCAGCAAGGGCTCGGCGCGCGAGATGCGCAACCAGCTGCTGGACCTCGGGCAGCAGGGCCAGATCCGCTCGGTCATCCTCGACCTGCGCGGCAACCCGGGCGGCCTGATCAGCGAGGCCGACGGCGTGGCGAGCCTCTTCCTGCCGGGCGGCACAGCGATCGCCCGGGTGATCGACCGGCAGTCGAACAGCGTGCTGCGGACGATGGGCGGGTCGCCCTTCGCCGCCGTGCCGCTCGTCGTCCTAACGAACGGCGGCAGCGCCTCCGGCTCGGAGATCGTGACGGCCGCGTTCAAGGATCTCCGCCGGGCGCAGATCGTGGGTGAGAAGACCGCGGGCGCGCTCGGCGGCGCGATCGACGTCGCGCTGCCGGAAGGCGGCATGTCGGTGACGGTGGAGCGGATCACAAGCCCGCAGGGACACGTGGTGGAAGCGATCGGCATCGCGCCGGACGTGCAGGTGTCGCTCGGGGAGTCGGACATGGAGCAGGGCGTCGACCCGCAGCTGCAGGCGGCGCTGCGAGCGGCGGGAGCGGTCGGCTTGCAGAGATAGTGCAGCCGCGGAACTGCATCGGCGTCGAGCGGGCCCGGCCGTGCGGCCGGGCCCGCTTCAATTTGGTGGTGCTGACTCGTCGCGGGAGCTTAGCGCCGGACCGCCTACGGGCCGAGCGCGGCCGCCGCTTCCTGGGCGGCGTACAGCGAGATCGGCATCGGGTCGAGGACCGGGATACCGAACTCCGCGCGGAGGTCGCCGGTGACGCCGAGGCTCCCCTGCGTCATCGAGCCGAGGTAGAGCGCGTCGGCGCGGTGCTCGCGGACGGCGGCGGCCGCCTCGTCGCGCATGAAGCGCCGTCCGGCGTCGAGGTCGGCCAGGATCTTCCGCACGGTCGTCGCAAGCCGGTGAACGATCACCGTCTCGGGCCGCGCCGGCACGCGCGCGATCATCTCAAACGCCGCGGGGACCGCCGGCTCGACGGTCAGGATGACGAGACGCTTCGCGACGAGGCGCGCGAGGAACATCGACGCTTCGCCCGGGCCGATCACCGGGACGGCGGAGGCGGCACGCAACTCTTCCAGTCCCGGATCGACGGCGCCGGCTGAGATGACGGCGCGGCATCGGGCAGGACGGAGTTCGGAGACGGCCGCGAGCGCGGCGCGCCCCGCCTGCTCGAAGTCTCGCGGACGCTCGAGAATGGCCGGGCCGCCGGGCGCCTTCAGCAGCTCGATCGTGAATCCGGGGCGGAGGTGTGACCTGAGGAGATCGAGGCGCCGACCGTTCTCGGCGTCGCTATAGCCGGTAACGGACTCGAGGTAGACGATGTGCGGCATGCCCTCGCGCTTCGATCCGCGCGCGGGGTCGCTCCTGCGCGGCCCTTATCCGGCGGCCCCCAGCGCCGGCTTCCGGGCGGCCGGAGGCGCGGCGGAAGAACGGCCTCCGGCTTCCGTGATCCCGCCCTGATCCAGCAGTTCGAGGAACTTGGCGACAATTTGCGGATCGAAATGCCCGCCGGCCTGCTCCCGGATGTAGGCCCGGGCCTTCTCGATGCTCCACGCCGGCCGGTACGGCCGATCGGAGCGCAGCGCATCCCAGACGTCGGCGACGGCAAACACCCGCGCCGCGAGCGGAATCTGGTGCCCTGAGAGACCCTGCGGATACCCGGTCCCGTCCCACTTCTCGTGATGGCTGTAGGGAATGTCGAGCGCCGGGTGGAGATAGCCGATCGCCGACAGCAGGTCGCGCGCGTACACCGGATGACGCCGCATAAGTTCCCGCTCCCGGTCGGTGAGCGGACCGGACTTCAAGAGAATCGCGTCGGGGACGCCCATCTTGCCGATGTCGTGCAGGAGCGCCCCGCGCCGGAAATGTACCAAGTCGCTCTCCGAGACCCCCATCGCGCGAGCCAGCGCGAGGGTCAGATGCGTCACTCGCTGCGAGTGGCCCTCGGTCTCGCGGTCGCGGAGGTCGAGCGCGCGGGACCAGCCCTCGATCGTCTGGTCGTACGACATGCGCAGACTGGAGTTGGCTTTGCGCAGATCGTCGAACAGAGTCACGTTGTCGATCGCCGTCGCGGCCTGTCCCGCCAGGGCCTCGAAAAACGCGCGCCATTCCGGCGTCGGCCGCAGCGCCGATCGGTGCAGGACCGCGAGCACCCCCTTGACCACACCCTTCGCGATGAGCGGCATCGCGTGATAGGAAACAAATCCCTCTCCCTGGACGTGCGTGCCGAGATGCGTTTCGGCGGCGCCGTTCAGGTACTC from bacterium harbors:
- a CDS encoding S41 family peptidase → MQHPSRAASKSRAALLIAVVLVSTLAGTTLTVHAATGSLVLSAIDVLDRNYVDPIHQTDLLNAAIATLRQQTHTGAAVLPDIPPTAGSMDARQQFLTEFDRAAQTGVEPRDQLAYDATAGMLASLHDSHVYYMDPNRFQENRQSLQGAPGFSGIGIMITGQQDSAGTHWVFVENVFPGSPAEMAGLRRFDKIVAVGATSLRDGNVQQASQLIRGPAGTPVVLTIERAGIPQQVTVTRAAIQTHPVTAQFVEPGVAYVRLFEFSKGSAREMRNQLLDLGQQGQIRSVILDLRGNPGGLISEADGVASLFLPGGTAIARVIDRQSNSVLRTMGGSPFAAVPLVVLTNGGSASGSEIVTAAFKDLRRAQIVGEKTAGALGGAIDVALPEGGMSVTVERITSPQGHVVEAIGIAPDVQVSLGESDMEQGVDPQLQAALRAAGAVGLQR
- a CDS encoding aspartate/glutamate racemase family protein: MPHIVYLESVTGYSDAENGRRLDLLRSHLRPGFTIELLKAPGGPAILERPRDFEQAGRAALAAVSELRPARCRAVISAGAVDPGLEELRAASAVPVIGPGEASMFLARLVAKRLVILTVEPAVPAAFEMIARVPARPETVIVHRLATTVRKILADLDAGRRFMRDEAAAAVREHRADALYLGSMTQGSLGVTGDLRAEFGIPVLDPMPISLYAAQEAAAALGP